One genomic region from Cellulomonas fengjieae encodes:
- a CDS encoding ABC transporter permease, with amino-acid sequence MSAVTERTARGDRFGFPDLLAEAAAGIGARPGRLLLTILGTVLGIASMVVTVGLAQTASSQINKQFDAIAATQALARPETSSTWSGAERALAMLPWDAPARAERLAGVEDAGTFSVVDIGTVEISAVPVHDPSAARTVAPDVLATSPGALDAVRGRVIQGRYFDSGHDARADRVVVLGVDAAQRLGVVRVDRQPSIFIGDRAYQVIGIVDDVKRRSDVLTSVVMPEGTARADFALAAPGELHLHLAVGAGPVVAGQLPTALNPNAPETIDVQAPPATSQVRQSVQADVNTIFLALGGVALLIGGVGIANVTLLSVLERVGEIGLRRALGATRRDIGAQFMVESVVVGLLGGMLGAALGVAVVVGVSAGQDWTPVLDLRIVGVAAVSGGVIGLLAGLYPSLKASSIEPIAALRGGV; translated from the coding sequence GTGAGCGCGGTGACCGAGCGCACGGCGCGCGGTGACCGGTTCGGGTTCCCGGACCTGCTCGCGGAGGCCGCCGCCGGCATCGGTGCGCGACCCGGCCGGCTGCTGCTGACGATCCTCGGCACGGTGCTCGGCATCGCGTCGATGGTGGTGACCGTGGGGCTGGCGCAGACGGCGTCGAGCCAGATCAACAAGCAGTTCGACGCCATCGCGGCCACCCAGGCGCTCGCCAGGCCGGAGACCAGCAGCACCTGGTCCGGCGCGGAGCGGGCGCTCGCCATGCTCCCCTGGGACGCACCGGCCCGCGCCGAGCGGCTCGCCGGGGTCGAGGACGCCGGCACGTTCTCCGTGGTCGACATCGGCACGGTCGAGATCTCGGCCGTCCCGGTGCACGACCCGTCCGCCGCACGCACCGTCGCCCCGGACGTCCTGGCCACGTCGCCGGGCGCGCTCGACGCGGTCCGCGGGCGCGTCATCCAGGGCCGCTACTTCGACTCCGGGCACGACGCACGCGCGGACCGGGTGGTGGTGCTCGGGGTCGACGCCGCGCAGCGCCTCGGCGTGGTCCGCGTGGACCGCCAGCCGTCGATCTTCATCGGCGACCGCGCGTACCAGGTGATCGGGATCGTCGACGACGTCAAGCGCCGGTCGGACGTGCTGACCTCGGTGGTCATGCCGGAGGGGACCGCTCGGGCCGACTTCGCGCTCGCGGCTCCCGGTGAGCTCCATCTGCACCTCGCGGTCGGCGCCGGGCCGGTGGTCGCCGGCCAGCTCCCCACCGCGCTGAACCCCAACGCTCCCGAGACCATCGATGTGCAGGCCCCTCCCGCCACCTCGCAGGTGCGGCAGAGCGTGCAGGCGGACGTCAACACGATCTTCCTGGCGCTCGGCGGTGTGGCGCTGCTGATCGGCGGCGTCGGGATCGCGAACGTGACCCTGCTGTCGGTGCTGGAGCGGGTCGGGGAGATCGGTCTGCGCCGCGCGCTCGGGGCCACACGGCGGGACATCGGCGCGCAGTTCATGGTCGAGTCGGTGGTGGTCGGCCTGCTCGGCGGGATGCTCGGCGCGGCGCTCGGTGTCGCGGTCGTGGTCGGGGTCAGCGCTGGCCAGGACTGGACGCCCGTCCTCGACCTGCGGATCGTGGGTGTCGCGGCCGTCTCCGGGGGCGTGATCGGTCTGCTCGCCGGGCTCTACCCGTCGCTCAAGGCCTCGTCGATCGAGCCCATCGCCGCGCTGCGCGGGGGCGTCTGA